GGTTGTTCGAGTCGGCGCGATCGGCCCTTCCGGGGTTGGCGGAGGAGCAGTACCTTCGGCTGCTCGTCGCCAACGAGTACCTGCTGCGGCGGATGGCCGAAGAAGGGGTCATTTACGCGGCCTACTTCGTGGGGCGCTCGGCACGGGACACCACCGCCGCCACCACCGCGCAGTTCACGCTCACACTGCGCGAGGCTGATCTGAAGGCCACTCGACCGCTGGAAGCGCTGGCCGCCGGACTTCGCGAGGAGGACGCTCGGCGGGAGGTCGATTTCGTGGATCTCACCGTGGGGCGCTGCCTGGCCGTGGTGCAGCAGGACACTCCGAAGCCGGAGGCCAACCTGACCGGGGCAGCACACTACGAGCCGCGGGTTTCCCGGCAGTTCCAGGTGATCGTTCCGCTGGCCGAGCGGAGTCAGCTGGCGATCTTCGGGCTTGCCACCGAGTGTCTGCGTGACTGGGACGACTACGTGGCGATGATGGCCGACATCTGTAACAGCATCCAGTGGCGCGGCTCGGCTCGGAGTTCCATCGAGGACAAGTTGGCGGGACTGCTGTGAATCAGGACAAGGGGAGCTGGCGTTGACATTTCAGGATTTGATGTGGGCGTTCCCGGTATTAGGTGGGGCATATGTGCTACTCGGAGTGATTCTCCTGATCAGGAATCATTTCAAATCGTTGGGGACGCATGTGGCCAAGATTCGTAGAGACCTCGCCTCGCGAGAGAAGAACGGCGCATCGAGGTTGATATCGGGTTCCTATCCGAAGATCTCGAACGAGATGATGCGTGACCTTGCCGGGCACGAGGGATTCGTCTTTTTGGGCAGTACGGGACGGAGTATGAATTTCCAGCGCCCGGTTCCTTCCGATGGCGAGTCAGTGGAAGTGCCTGGTGCCTGGAAGGGACGGATCGAACCACACGGTGGCATGGGGTCGGGCAAGCACCGGCGGTTGTTGCGGGAGTGGTTGGACGGGGTTTCCGCTGACGACTCCTCGCTGACGTTGCGTCGTGATCAGCTGGGTGCGTTGCCGAAGGCGGAGATCCTGGAATTGGCGGCCGAGTACGGCTGGTCGTTCGAGTCGGAGGAGATCACCGACACCGAGTGGCGGCTGACCTTCCGCCCTGGCGCGACTGAGCATGAGCGGGACGAGAGGCGGTTGTTCGCCGATGACGGATGACGTGGGAAACCCCACCGAAGCGGAGTTCCTGCGCCGCCTCGAAAACGCGCGCACCAACCTCGCCGGCGTGGCCTATGTGGACATCCCCTACAGCGAGAAGAAGATCTCGCTGCGGCACTATCGCGGTCTGGTGCGGGAGCGGGGGTGGCGGATCACCGGTATGGAGCGTGGCGACGAAGGGATGTTCCGGCTCGTGCTCGAACGGTCCGGCTCCACTTCCGCCCCACACATCCTCGGCCCCACCTTCATCGAAGGGCCGAGCCTGGACGAACTGCGCGGCAACGAGTCCGCCCTGCTGGAGGCCGAACGCGTGCGGCGGGAGACGGGAGTGGACGTGCTGTCCGACCCGGTGCTCGACGGCGTGCGCCGCGAGCACGTGCGGCTGCGTCGTCGCTACGTCTGGCTGGGACGGCTCGCCGCGCTGCCCGCGCTGGTCGCGTTCGTCACGCTCATGTTCTCGCTGGTGGCGCTGGGCGACGGCAATCCCGAGGCGGTCCGGACGCTGCTGATCGTCTCGACGGTCTCGGCGGTGGTCTTCGTGCTGCTGCTCTGGCCGACGATCCGTGCCGCCAGGGCCCGCAGAGCGGCCGTGGCCGACTACAAGGCCGGCTACGAACGCGTCGTCGCGGCGGCGCTGGGCACCAGCAGCACACTGGGCAGTAGCACCACGAAGGGCACCAACGCCACGATGGGCACCAACGCCACGCTGGACAGCAACACCACCGAGCGAAGCTGAACCGCTTCCCAGTTTCAGCACCTCGCGGCCAAGAGGCGGCCGTCGATTTCTCGCGAAATCGCCGCGCGGCTGGAAGGAGAGCGGATGACCTCCTCCGCGACGGAGACAGCCGGAGGTGGATTACTTGGATCCCCTTGAAGCCCTCATCCTCGTTATGTCCCCGCTGCCGGGCGTCATGCTGCTCGGTGCGGTCACCGTGCACCTGGTGCGCCATGCGAACAAGCCGTGGCGCCCCGAGCTCGAACGCGCCCGGAAGGATCTGCACGGACGGCGTGATTCGGCGGGTCTGGTGTGGCTGGACGCCGACGACTACGAGAAGGTATCCACCGAGATGCTGCGCGAGCTGGGGCGGCACGAGGGATTCACCCTGTTCGAGCGAACGAAGTACCACGATCTCGGATTCCGGTCCACCGATAGCCGCGAAGCGCTGCGGGAACGGCGGCACGGAGCCGCGGAAGCCCCGGTCGGCGGTGACAGCGGTCGTCCGCTCGCCCGCTGGCGGCTGCGTCGGATGCTGCGCGGCGCTCGCGCGGCCGATACCGAGCTGGTGCTGCCCCGGCAGCGGTTGGGCCCACTGTCCAGCGGGGAGATTCTCGACACCGCTTCCCGGCACGACTGGGAGTTGCACGCGGAGGAACTCGTGGCGGACGAATGGCGGTTGGTCTTCCGACGCGCCGGTACGGCATCACGAGCGGACAAGAGCCGATCCAACGACGGGTGAGAACCCGACCGTGCCGTGGTGTGCCGCCGATCGGCGACACGCCAGGACCCGTGCTCCTGAACCGCGACCCGAACTGTGATGATCGGTGATGCCATCGAGCCTGCTCCGTTTGGGTGATTACCAACCGGGGTAGTGATCGAACAGGCGGAGAGACCCCACCCTCGACAAGGAGTTCGCCGTGAGCATCCTCAGTTGGATCCTGTTCGGTCTGATCGCGGGAGCAGTGGCCAAGCTGATCCTTCCTGGCAAGGATCCCGGCGGCATCATCGTGACCATCGGCATCGGCATAGTCGGAGGTCTGCTCGGCGGCTGGCTGGGCAGTTCCTTCTTCGGCGGCGGCGGGATATCCGGCTTCAACCTCGCCAGCTTCGGCTGGGCGGTGCTCGGCTCGCTGATCCTGCTGCTGCTCTACCGCCTCGTCTTCCACAAATCCCGAGGCTGATCCCACGGTTGGCCACCTCGCGTGGGTGGCCTGGCAATCGGGTAGCCGGGTAGTTCGCGCCGAGTCGGTGCGTCGCGGCGTCGGGCCGCTCCTGGAGCAGCGGCGGCCCACGTCGCGACACACCTCCCGTGCTCTTCTCGCACGCCGTGCGCCCCACATGCCGCCCTTCCGGTGAATCCGGGAAACGGGGCAACCGGAGCGCCCGTTTCGGGGCACTTCGGCCTCGACTGTTGCTACTCGTCAGTAGAACGGTGTTTACTGACCGGCCTGTGTGATGGATCACCACAAGGCCGGGGCGGCTCCTCCGTCGCGGCCGGAAGGGCCAGGCAACGGTGCGCCGAATACTCTCGACAGCCGCCGCGACCCTCATCGCCGCACTGTGCGGTTCCCTGCTCGCCCCGGCCGCCACGGCCGAGACGAACGGGGTGACCGTGCACCGGGCGAGCATCCCCGGGTCGGGCGGCGTCACGCTGCGAGCCAAAGTCATCGAACCCACCGGCGAGTCGGCCGAGCCACGACCGCTGCTGGTCATGCCCGCCAGCTGGGCCACCCCCAATATCGAGTACGTCGGGGCCGCCGCCCGGCTGGCCTACGAGTCGGGCTACGTGGTCGTCAGCTACACCGCCCGTGGGTTCTACGCCTCCGGCGGTGAGGTCGAGGTCGCGGGCGAGGAGGACGTCGCCGACGCCAGCGAGGTCATCGACTGGGCCGTGGCCAACACCTCCGCCGGCGACGAGAACGTCGGCATGGCAGGTATCTCCTACGGCGCCGGTATCAGCGCACTGACCGCCGCGTCCGACCCCAGGGTGGACGCGATAGCGGCCATGAGCGGCTGGGCCGACCTCGTGGCTTCGCTGTATCCCAACCGTACGGTCAACGCCTCCGGCGCGGAACTGCTGCTGGGAGTCGGCGAACTCACCGGAAGGTTCGGCGACGACCTCACCGAGCTGGAGAACGCCTACCGCGAGCACCGCACCGAGGAGGCGCTGCATCTGGCAGGGGAGCGTTCCCCGATCAACGAGATCGACGAGCTCAACGCCAACGGCACCGCCGTGATGCTCGCCAACTCCTGGCAGGACTCGCTGTTCCCGCCGAAGCAGATCGCCGACCTGTTCAGCGGCCTGAACGGCCCCAAGCGGCTCATGCTCGCTCCCGGTGACCACGCCACGGCCGAGCTCTTTGGGGCGGCGGGCCTGCCCAATCACATCTGGGACACCGCGGCCCGCTGGTTCGACCAGCAGCTGCGCGGTGTGGACGAGGGAATGGCCGACAGCGCCGTGGAGATCCAGCCGTCGAACGGCTCCGATTGGAAGCGGTATCCGGACTGGCGGTCGGTCACCGACCACACCTCCACCCGCGAACTCACCGAACCCACCCGGCGGCACCTGTTCGCCCCCGAGACCGGCGGGCTGAGCACCGAGAGCGACACCGGGTGGCGGCACTCGATCGACAGCGGCGACCCGACCCTGGCCAACAGCGGCCTCGTCCTGGTCAGTGGCGCGCTGCAGGGCTACGCGCGGATCCCGGTCGGAGTCTCGGTGCCGTTCGTGGACCGGGACGACGCCGCGGTGTGGGCGACCGAGCCCTACGCGGACGGCGTCAACGTCACCGGAACCCCGCGACTGCGGGTGAACGTCACCCCTGAGGACGAGAGCGTGTCGCTGTTCGCCTACCTCTACGACGTCGGACCCGCGGGTAACGGAAGCCTGATCAGCCACAAGCCTGTGACACTGCGTAATAATTCTCCCGGGGTGCGGAGTCGGGTGGACATCTCGCTGCAACCCACTTCCTGGCAGGTGGACGAGGGGCACCGGCTGGTGCTGGTGGTCGACACCGTGGACGCTCGTTACCGCGACGAGAGCTCCGGTGGCGAGGTGACGTTCGGTTCCTCGGCCGAACGGCCGGCCAAATTGCGAATTCCGGTGGGTTGACACCGTTTCCGCTCCGACTAGCGCCTGCTGTTCGGTTCTCCGGTGGTGCCCGTACCGGATGGCGCGGGCACCACTGTGACCGGCCGAAAACCGATCCGAAAAACCGGCCGAACTGTTCGGATCCGTTCGGTTGTGCTATCAGGATTCGCTCGAATACGAATAGTGTCCAAAAAGTAGCGCAACGAAGTTTTTCTCGCTGTTCGCGGTATGTTTTCGCCACGGGCGGGAACACTGCTCCACAATCGCCGCCTTCGGCTGTACCGTGGCGTATATGACGGATGTTCGTCCACCGGACGCGTTACAGCGCGAAGGTGCCGATGATGAGCCACCGAGAAGACCCTTAAGGCGCATATCGGGAGATCTGCAGGTCAGGGGCGTGGACATGCAGCGCCCCAACGCCGCACGCATGTTCGATTATTACCTCGGGGGTACAGCCAATTTCGCGGCGGACAGGCAGGCCGTCGACCGGCTGGTTGCCGAGGTTCCCGAGGCTCGGGTTTACGCACGTGCGACGCGGGCTTTTCTCGGACGATTGATCCGTTTTCTGAGCCACCGCGGAATCGACCAGTTTCTGGATCTGGGATCGGGAATGCCGACCGTCGGGAATGTGCACGAAATAGCCCGTCGGTGCCGTTCCGACGCACGAGTCGCCTATGTGGATGTCGAGCCCGAGGTCGTGGCGCACGCCAGACAACTGCTGCGCGGAGTCGACAATGTGACCGTCACCCAGGCCGATATCCGGGAGCCGGAGACGGTGCTCTCGGCACCGGAGGTCACCGAGCTGCTCGACTTCACCCGTCCCGTCGCGGTGCTGGCCGTGTCGATCCTGCCCTACGTTCCGGACGCCGACGGCCCCGCCTCGCTCGTGGCCGCCTACCGGGACAACTGCGTGCCGGGCAGCTACCTGGCCGTCTCGCACAGCACGCCGCTGACGATGACCGAGGAGCAGGTGCGCCACAGCGAATCGGCCTACCAGGGAACCCGCACGCCGCTGGCCGTGCGTGAGATCGAGCGGATCCGCGAGCTGCTTCCCGGCTACTCGCTCGTGGCGCCCGGGTTGGTCCCGCTGCCGCAGTGGCGGCCGGAGCCGGACATCAACGGGCAGCAGGACGCCACCGCCTCCGCCAACGCGGTAGGAGCGCTCGGCTACCTTCCTTGAACTTGTACTCCTGTTGTGTAGCTGGTCGGGTAGTCGTCACGTGAGTCGGCGCCTCGGGAGCGTTGGGCCGGCTCTTGAGTAGCGACCTACGCGGCGAGCGGCCCGGCCTCGCGATGCATCCGACTCACGCACCGGGGACGAGCCCGCTGCCGCGCTCATGGTCGCGTCTCGACGGGCTGCCCGGCGATTACGTGGGAGATCGACGCCGCGCCGAGCGGGTATCCGAGGTACGCGCCGGCGTGTACCGCCCACCAGCGATCTCATATGTCTCCAGTGGGCAAGTATCCGGTGCACATTACGAAGAGCTACGCTCCGCCCCGACCGAATTCCTTGGCAAAAGCGCCCCGACCACGTGCGTGAAATCGAGAACATTTATTCTTTGGGAAGCCGCTCGGTTACCGAGAGTATTTTTCTTGAAGTGGAGCGATCATGACGGCGGGCTGGGTGGCCTATGTCGACGAGTCCGAGCCGCACTGTCCCGAAGAGCCGATGTATGTGTTGGCGGCGGCTCTGGTCGATCGTGCTCAGCACGAGCAGGTCACTACGGCTGTGCAGGAACTACGGCTTCCCGGGCAGCGCAAGGTGCACTGGCACGACGAGTCAGCCGCGCGGCGCTGTCGCTTGGCATCGGCGGTGGCCGACCCGGAGGTCCTGCATCTGGTCGTGGTCCGCCTCGGTGGTCCTCCGAGGGAGCGCTCCGAGGGAGCGCTCCGAGCGCCGTCGACGCCTTTGCCTGCGGCGGTTGCTCTACGAGCTGGAGCAGGCCGACGTCGACCGCGTCATTATGGAAGCCCGTCAGGAGCAGCAAAACCGTGCTGACCGGAGGATGCTGGATACCCTGCGTGCGCAGAAGGTGCTGACCAGCGCGGTACGGATGGAGCACGTTCGGGGACGGGATTCGCCGATGCTGGCCATCCCCGACATCGTTTGCGGGGCGGTGACCGCTGAGCAGGGCGGCGTGCCGGATTATCTACAAGCTCTCAAGCCGCTGGTCACATTGCATACTCTTCATACGGTTGAGGGGGAGTAGAAACTACGCGAGCCCGGGACCCCGTCGTCCGGCGGGAGTACCCGGGCTCACTTCCATCGGCTCCGCGAAGCCGTGGCTTCTGGGGCTACTCTAGCACTTCTCCAGCGGGCCGGGCCACCAGTTCAGCACTGCGCCGCAGGGGCGTCGATTTCGCGAGAGATCGACGCCGCGCCGAGCGGACATCCGATGCACGTGCGGGGGACACGCGCGCGGTTCGTGGGGGCAGTCCGGCTCCGGGGCCGGTTCGGAACGGTCGAGGGCAGCCCGGCTTCGAGTGGTTACCAAGCCACGTACTGCGTTGGCGATTAGTGACCAATTTATTGATTTTGCTACTCGATCGGGTGACTTTGGGATGCGTCCTGATCACGCAGCGACACAGCTGCTGTCCCAAAAGGAGCCCCAGCTTGTCACTAGCAAGAATCTTCACCCGGACTGCCGCCGCCGCGCTGATCGCGGTCGGCATGGCCGCTCCGGCCCAGGCCGCCGTCTCCGCTCCGGTCGCCAATGACGACTCCGGCCCGGAGACGATGATCATCGACGGTGACTACGCCGACGACGCCCCGTGGGCGGCGCGAATGTTCGCCGACGGCAGGGAGGCGTGCAGCGCCTCGGTGGTCGCTCCGAAGTGGATACTCACCGCGCAGCACTGTGTCCAGGGCGCCAATCAGGTCAGCTTCCGAGTGGGCAGCCTCGACCAGACCCAGGGGCGTGAGGTGTTCGCCGTCCCGGGCGGGGTGAACGTCCATCCCAGCGCCGATCTGGCACTGGTCAATGTGGGCAGTTCGGTCGACGTCGAGTACGCCCCGATCGGAGCCCCGGGCGCCGCCGAGGTCGGCGAGACCGTGCAGACCTACGGCTGGGGTGCCACCTGCACCGACCGTCCCGAGGTCGAATGCCAGTCCCAGCGGTTGAAGGTCGCCGAC
This portion of the Actinopolyspora lacussalsi genome encodes:
- a CDS encoding hypothetical protein (product_source=Hypo-rule applied; cath_funfam=3.30.1300.10), translated to MTQSVSDDSSDTFPLSFGLHSGFQPVDFNESSEDRAERLFESARSALPGLAEEQYLRLLVANEYLLRRMAEEGVIYAAYFVGRSARDTTAATTAQFTLTLREADLKATRPLEALAAGLREEDARREVDFVDLTVGRCLAVVQQDTPKPEANLTGAAHYEPRVSRQFQVIVPLAERSQLAIFGLATECLRDWDDYVAMMADICNSIQWRGSARSSIEDKLAGLL
- a CDS encoding hypothetical protein (product_source=Hypo-rule applied) translates to MNFQRPVPSDGESVEVPGAWKGRIEPHGGMGSGKHRRLLREWLDGVSADDSSLTLRRDQLGALPKAEILELAAEYGWSFESEEITDTEWRLTFRPGATEHERDERRLFADDG
- a CDS encoding hypothetical protein (product_source=Hypo-rule applied; transmembrane_helix_parts=Inside_1_136,TMhelix_137_159,Outside_160_168,TMhelix_169_191,Inside_192_248); amino-acid sequence: MTDDVGNPTEAEFLRRLENARTNLAGVAYVDIPYSEKKISLRHYRGLVRERGWRITGMERGDEGMFRLVLERSGSTSAPHILGPTFIEGPSLDELRGNESALLEAERVRRETGVDVLSDPVLDGVRREHVRLRRRYVWLGRLAALPALVAFVTLMFSLVALGDGNPEAVRTLLIVSTVSAVVFVLLLWPTIRAARARRAAVADYKAGYERVVAAALGTSSTLGSSTTKGTNATMGTNATLDSNTTERS
- a CDS encoding hypothetical protein (product_source=Hypo-rule applied; transmembrane_helix_parts=Outside_1_5,TMhelix_6_28,Inside_29_198), with product MDPLEALILVMSPLPGVMLLGAVTVHLVRHANKPWRPELERARKDLHGRRDSAGLVWLDADDYEKVSTEMLRELGRHEGFTLFERTKYHDLGFRSTDSREALRERRHGAAEAPVGGDSGRPLARWRLRRMLRGARAADTELVLPRQRLGPLSSGEILDTASRHDWELHAEELVADEWRLVFRRAGTASRADKSRSNDG
- a CDS encoding putative membrane protein YeaQ/YmgE (transglycosylase-associated protein family) (product_source=COG2261; cog=COG2261; pfam=PF04226; transmembrane_helix_parts=Outside_1_3,TMhelix_4_21,Inside_22_27,TMhelix_28_50,Outside_51_59,TMhelix_60_82,Inside_83_87), with product MSILSWILFGLIAGAVAKLILPGKDPGGIIVTIGIGIVGGLLGGWLGSSFFGGGGISGFNLASFGWAVLGSLILLLLYRLVFHKSRG
- a CDS encoding putative CocE/NonD family hydrolase (product_source=TIGR00976; cath_funfam=3.40.50.1820; cleavage_site_network=SignalP-noTM; cog=COG2936; pfam=PF02129,PF08530; superfamily=49785,53474; tigrfam=TIGR00976; transmembrane_helix_parts=Inside_1_4,TMhelix_5_27,Outside_28_532), encoding MRRILSTAAATLIAALCGSLLAPAATAETNGVTVHRASIPGSGGVTLRAKVIEPTGESAEPRPLLVMPASWATPNIEYVGAAARLAYESGYVVVSYTARGFYASGGEVEVAGEEDVADASEVIDWAVANTSAGDENVGMAGISYGAGISALTAASDPRVDAIAAMSGWADLVASLYPNRTVNASGAELLLGVGELTGRFGDDLTELENAYREHRTEEALHLAGERSPINEIDELNANGTAVMLANSWQDSLFPPKQIADLFSGLNGPKRLMLAPGDHATAELFGAAGLPNHIWDTAARWFDQQLRGVDEGMADSAVEIQPSNGSDWKRYPDWRSVTDHTSTRELTEPTRRHLFAPETGGLSTESDTGWRHSIDSGDPTLANSGLVLVSGALQGYARIPVGVSVPFVDRDDAAVWATEPYADGVNVTGTPRLRVNVTPEDESVSLFAYLYDVGPAGNGSLISHKPVTLRNNSPGVRSRVDISLQPTSWQVDEGHRLVLVVDTVDARYRDESSGGEVTFGSSAERPAKLRIPVG
- a CDS encoding SAM-dependent methyltransferase (product_source=COG0500; cath_funfam=3.40.50.150; cog=COG0500; pfam=PF04672; superfamily=53335), giving the protein MDMQRPNAARMFDYYLGGTANFAADRQAVDRLVAEVPEARVYARATRAFLGRLIRFLSHRGIDQFLDLGSGMPTVGNVHEIARRCRSDARVAYVDVEPEVVAHARQLLRGVDNVTVTQADIREPETVLSAPEVTELLDFTRPVAVLAVSILPYVPDADGPASLVAAYRDNCVPGSYLAVSHSTPLTMTEEQVRHSESAYQGTRTPLAVREIERIRELLPGYSLVAPGLVPLPQWRPEPDINGQQDATASANAVGALGYLP
- a CDS encoding hypothetical protein (product_source=Hypo-rule applied; cath_funfam=3.50.50.60); amino-acid sequence: MLYELEQADVDRVIMEARQEQQNRADRRMLDTLRAQKVLTSAVRMEHVRGRDSPMLAIPDIVCGAVTAEQGGVPDYLQALKPLVTLHTLHTVEGE
- a CDS encoding secreted trypsin-like serine protease (product_source=COG5640; cath_funfam=2.40.10.10; cleavage_site_network=SignalP-noTM; cog=COG5640; pfam=PF00089; smart=SM00020; superfamily=50494), translating into MSLARIFTRTAAAALIAVGMAAPAQAAVSAPVANDDSGPETMIIDGDYADDAPWAARMFADGREACSASVVAPKWILTAQHCVQGANQVSFRVGSLDQTQGREVFAVPGGVNVHPSADLALVNVGSSVDVEYAPIGAPGAAEVGETVQTYGWGATCTDRPEVECQSQRLKVADVTVTDTSCSDYRGGTAICAYRGDGIPAGGDSGGPMFATAADGDYVQVGVASTSDRSSRTAYTNVTRYSSWIGSLAGV